From Deltaproteobacteria bacterium:
CGAGCAGTTCGTCGACCTGAGTTTTCTCCAAGAGCTAGAGAAGGAAGGCTTCTTCAATGAAATGGCGAAACGCTATCCGAGCAAATAACAAGATTGGAGTGATGGAGTATTGGAGTAATGGAGTGTTGGGTCGGATCCGGAACCCATCACTCCACCACTCCATTACTCCATCACTCCGGCTACTCTGCTTCGCCGCGATCTTACTCATCGCCGCCTCGGCCCACGCGCAGCCGCTCAAGCGCATCAAGATCGGCTACCCTTCCCTCAGCTTTCGCCAGAGCAATGTTTGGGTGGCGCGCGAGTTGGGTTTGTTCGCCAAGTACGGCTTGGAAGTCGAGCCGATCCTGTTTCGCGGCGGCCAAGTGGCGACTCAAGCGCTAGTCAGCGGCGATCCGCCCATCGTCAACATCGGCACGGTGGTGCAAGCGACGATTCAGGGACATAATCTCGTGCTCGTCGCGGCGGTGGAAACCAAGTATGACTTGATCATCTTCACGCGCCAAGGCATCACCCAACTCGAACAGTTGAAGGGCAAGAAGATCGGCATCACCGGCTTCAATTCGGCGACCCACTACGCGTCAATAATATTAGCCAAACACATCAACGCCGAGCTAAAAGATTTCACTCTAATTCCCGCCGGTC
This genomic window contains:
- a CDS encoding ABC transporter substrate-binding protein — its product is MKWRNAIRANNKIGVMEYWSNGVLGRIRNPSLHHSITPSLRLLCFAAILLIAASAHAQPLKRIKIGYPSLSFRQSNVWVARELGLFAKYGLEVEPILFRGGQVATQALVSGDPPIVNIGTVVQATIQGHNLVLVAAVETKYDLIIFTRQGITQLEQLKGKKIGITGFNSATHYASIILAKHINAELKDFTLIPAGLDTERIAAVTTGVLDATYIATSAAPLARRAGLNEMVSVGDLGVEVQGNGFATSRAYIAANRDTVKNALKGFVEAIYLIYSNKPAAQKVFAKYMRSNDPAVLEDSYNGYIKSIPKKPYPTLKGIQFMLDVLAPTLPNAKNFKPEQFVDLSFLQELEKEGFFNEMIKRYPSKN